In a single window of the Pseudopipra pipra isolate bDixPip1 chromosome Z, bDixPip1.hap1, whole genome shotgun sequence genome:
- the GHR gene encoding growth hormone receptor isoform X1: MDLWHLLFTLALICANDSLSTSDDLLQWPQISICRSPEMETFSCYWTDGNFYNLTAPRTIQLLYMKSIDEDWKECPDYITSGENSCYFNVSYTSIWVPYCVRLASKNQVFDQKCFSVDEIVLPDPPVHINWTLLNTSQTGIHADIQVRWDPPPSADVQKGWITLEYELQYKEVNETKWKELTPRVSTMVPLYSLKMGRDYEIRLRSRQQTSEKFGEFSEIVYVSFSQLGSECVRSEEIGFPWFLVVTFGACGLAVTVILIVLSKQPRLKMLIFPPVPVPKIKGIDPDLLKKGKLDEVNSILASHGDYKTKLYNDDLWVEFIELDIEDPDEKNRVSDTDRLLSEDHLKSHSCLGAKDDDSGRASCCEPDIPETDFSASDTCDAISDSDQFKKVTEKEEDLLCLDRKDEEESLASLANTDTQHRLTNTQPENIQLWPPFAESTDSLRPSVHPQISNQNSLTNTDFYAQVSDITPAGRVVLSPGQKSKVGRAQREGCTEQNFTIDNTYFCEADVKKCIAVTSHEEDEPHVQEQSCIEDAYFTTESLTTTGVNLGASTAETPISEMPVPDYTSIHIVHSPQGLVLNATALPVPDKEFNMSSGYVSTDQLNKIMP; the protein is encoded by the exons ACCTTTTGCAGTGGCCACAAATCAGCATTTGCAGATCACCTGAAATGGAGACATTTTCATGTTATTGGACTGATGGAAACTTTTATAACCTCACTGCTCCAAGAACAATACAACTATTGTACATGAAAAG TATTGATGAGGACTGGAAAGAATGCCCTGATTATATCACATCAGGGGAAAACAGCTGTTATTTCAACGTGTCCTACACCTCTATTTGGGTACCATATTGTGTTCGGCTTGCCAGTAAAAATCAAGTATTTGATCAAAAATGTTTCAGTGTTGATGAAATAG TACTACCTGATCCCCCTGTCCACATTAACTGGACTCTGCTAAATACTAGTCAGACTGGGATCCATGCGGATATCCAGGTAAGATGGGATCCACCACCATCAGCAGATGTTCAGAAGGGATGGATTACTCTGGAGTATGAATTGCAGTACAAAGAAGTTAATGAGACAAAATGGAAGGAG TTAACACCCAGGGTCTCAACAATGGTTCCACTGTACTCTCTGAAGATGGGAAGAGATTATGAGATACGACTCCGATCAAGACAGCAAACCTCTGAAAAATTTGGGGAGTTCAGTGAAATCGTTTATGTATCTTTTTCTCAACTGGGCAGCGAATGTGTTCGTTCTGAAG AAATTGGGTTTCCATGGTTCTTAGTTGTTACCTTCGGAGCATGTGGGCTGGCTGTAACAGTGATCTTAATCGTGCTGTCTAAACAACCAAG gttaaaaatgcttatttttcctcctgtgccaGTTCCAAAGATTAAAGGGATTGACCCAGATCTGCTGAAG AAGGGAAAGCTAGATGAAGTGAACTCCATCTTAGCCAGCCATGGTGACTACAAGACAAAGCTATACAATGATGACTTGTGGGTTGAGTTTATTGAGTTGGACATAGAAGACCCTGATGAAAAGAACAGAGTCTCAGATACTGACAGGCTCCTGAGTGAAGATCACCTGAAATCTCACAGTTGCTTGGGAGCAAAGGATGATGATTCTGGACGGGCCAGTTGTTGTGAACCAGATATTCCAGAGACAGACTTCAGTGCAAGCGACACATGTGATGCCATCTCTGATAGTGATCAGTTCAAAAAGGTTACTGAAAAAGAAGAGGATCTCCTGTGCCTTGATAGAAAAGATGAGGAGGAGTCACTTGCAAGCCTTGCCAACACAGACACCCAACACCGGCTTACGAATACTCAGCCTGAAAACATCCAGCTGTGGCCACCCTTTGCAGAGAGCACTGACTCACTTCGTCCATCGGTCCATCCCCAGATAAGTAACCAGAATTCATTGACAAATACTGACTTTTATGCGCAAGTGAGTGATATTACTCCAGCAGGCAGGGTTGTACTTTCACCAGGACAGAAATCCAAGGTGGGGAGAGCACAGCGTGAAGGTTGCACAGAACAAAACTTCACCATCGACAACACCTATTTCTGTGAAGCAGATGTGAAAAAATGTATTGCTGTGACTTCCCACGAAGAGGATGAGCCACACGTTCAGGAACAAAGCTGTATCGAAGATGCCTACTTCACCACAGAGAGCCTTACCACTACTGGTGTCAATCTTGGAGCTTCAACAGCAGAAACCCCAATTTCAGAGATGCCAGTCCCAGACTACACGTCTATTCATATCGTTCACTCTCCACAAGGCCTTGTGCTCAATGCAACTGCGCTGCCAGTGCCAGACAAGGAATTCAACATGTCCTCTGGTTACGTGAGCACAGACCAGCTGAACAAAATCATGCCGTAG
- the GHR gene encoding growth hormone receptor isoform X2 → MDLWHLLFTLALICANDSLSTSDDLLQWPQISICRSPEMETFSCYWTDGNFYNLTAPRTIQLLYMKSIDEDWKECPDYITSGENSCYFNVSYTSIWVPYCVRLASKNQVFDQKCFSVDEIVLPDPPVHINWTLLNTSQTGIHADIQLTPRVSTMVPLYSLKMGRDYEIRLRSRQQTSEKFGEFSEIVYVSFSQLGSECVRSEEIGFPWFLVVTFGACGLAVTVILIVLSKQPRLKMLIFPPVPVPKIKGIDPDLLKKGKLDEVNSILASHGDYKTKLYNDDLWVEFIELDIEDPDEKNRVSDTDRLLSEDHLKSHSCLGAKDDDSGRASCCEPDIPETDFSASDTCDAISDSDQFKKVTEKEEDLLCLDRKDEEESLASLANTDTQHRLTNTQPENIQLWPPFAESTDSLRPSVHPQISNQNSLTNTDFYAQVSDITPAGRVVLSPGQKSKVGRAQREGCTEQNFTIDNTYFCEADVKKCIAVTSHEEDEPHVQEQSCIEDAYFTTESLTTTGVNLGASTAETPISEMPVPDYTSIHIVHSPQGLVLNATALPVPDKEFNMSSGYVSTDQLNKIMP, encoded by the exons ACCTTTTGCAGTGGCCACAAATCAGCATTTGCAGATCACCTGAAATGGAGACATTTTCATGTTATTGGACTGATGGAAACTTTTATAACCTCACTGCTCCAAGAACAATACAACTATTGTACATGAAAAG TATTGATGAGGACTGGAAAGAATGCCCTGATTATATCACATCAGGGGAAAACAGCTGTTATTTCAACGTGTCCTACACCTCTATTTGGGTACCATATTGTGTTCGGCTTGCCAGTAAAAATCAAGTATTTGATCAAAAATGTTTCAGTGTTGATGAAATAG TACTACCTGATCCCCCTGTCCACATTAACTGGACTCTGCTAAATACTAGTCAGACTGGGATCCATGCGGATATCCAG TTAACACCCAGGGTCTCAACAATGGTTCCACTGTACTCTCTGAAGATGGGAAGAGATTATGAGATACGACTCCGATCAAGACAGCAAACCTCTGAAAAATTTGGGGAGTTCAGTGAAATCGTTTATGTATCTTTTTCTCAACTGGGCAGCGAATGTGTTCGTTCTGAAG AAATTGGGTTTCCATGGTTCTTAGTTGTTACCTTCGGAGCATGTGGGCTGGCTGTAACAGTGATCTTAATCGTGCTGTCTAAACAACCAAG gttaaaaatgcttatttttcctcctgtgccaGTTCCAAAGATTAAAGGGATTGACCCAGATCTGCTGAAG AAGGGAAAGCTAGATGAAGTGAACTCCATCTTAGCCAGCCATGGTGACTACAAGACAAAGCTATACAATGATGACTTGTGGGTTGAGTTTATTGAGTTGGACATAGAAGACCCTGATGAAAAGAACAGAGTCTCAGATACTGACAGGCTCCTGAGTGAAGATCACCTGAAATCTCACAGTTGCTTGGGAGCAAAGGATGATGATTCTGGACGGGCCAGTTGTTGTGAACCAGATATTCCAGAGACAGACTTCAGTGCAAGCGACACATGTGATGCCATCTCTGATAGTGATCAGTTCAAAAAGGTTACTGAAAAAGAAGAGGATCTCCTGTGCCTTGATAGAAAAGATGAGGAGGAGTCACTTGCAAGCCTTGCCAACACAGACACCCAACACCGGCTTACGAATACTCAGCCTGAAAACATCCAGCTGTGGCCACCCTTTGCAGAGAGCACTGACTCACTTCGTCCATCGGTCCATCCCCAGATAAGTAACCAGAATTCATTGACAAATACTGACTTTTATGCGCAAGTGAGTGATATTACTCCAGCAGGCAGGGTTGTACTTTCACCAGGACAGAAATCCAAGGTGGGGAGAGCACAGCGTGAAGGTTGCACAGAACAAAACTTCACCATCGACAACACCTATTTCTGTGAAGCAGATGTGAAAAAATGTATTGCTGTGACTTCCCACGAAGAGGATGAGCCACACGTTCAGGAACAAAGCTGTATCGAAGATGCCTACTTCACCACAGAGAGCCTTACCACTACTGGTGTCAATCTTGGAGCTTCAACAGCAGAAACCCCAATTTCAGAGATGCCAGTCCCAGACTACACGTCTATTCATATCGTTCACTCTCCACAAGGCCTTGTGCTCAATGCAACTGCGCTGCCAGTGCCAGACAAGGAATTCAACATGTCCTCTGGTTACGTGAGCACAGACCAGCTGAACAAAATCATGCCGTAG
- the GHR gene encoding growth hormone receptor isoform X3: METFSCYWTDGNFYNLTAPRTIQLLYMKSIDEDWKECPDYITSGENSCYFNVSYTSIWVPYCVRLASKNQVFDQKCFSVDEIVLPDPPVHINWTLLNTSQTGIHADIQVRWDPPPSADVQKGWITLEYELQYKEVNETKWKELTPRVSTMVPLYSLKMGRDYEIRLRSRQQTSEKFGEFSEIVYVSFSQLGSECVRSEEIGFPWFLVVTFGACGLAVTVILIVLSKQPRLKMLIFPPVPVPKIKGIDPDLLKKGKLDEVNSILASHGDYKTKLYNDDLWVEFIELDIEDPDEKNRVSDTDRLLSEDHLKSHSCLGAKDDDSGRASCCEPDIPETDFSASDTCDAISDSDQFKKVTEKEEDLLCLDRKDEEESLASLANTDTQHRLTNTQPENIQLWPPFAESTDSLRPSVHPQISNQNSLTNTDFYAQVSDITPAGRVVLSPGQKSKVGRAQREGCTEQNFTIDNTYFCEADVKKCIAVTSHEEDEPHVQEQSCIEDAYFTTESLTTTGVNLGASTAETPISEMPVPDYTSIHIVHSPQGLVLNATALPVPDKEFNMSSGYVSTDQLNKIMP, translated from the exons ATGGAGACATTTTCATGTTATTGGACTGATGGAAACTTTTATAACCTCACTGCTCCAAGAACAATACAACTATTGTACATGAAAAG TATTGATGAGGACTGGAAAGAATGCCCTGATTATATCACATCAGGGGAAAACAGCTGTTATTTCAACGTGTCCTACACCTCTATTTGGGTACCATATTGTGTTCGGCTTGCCAGTAAAAATCAAGTATTTGATCAAAAATGTTTCAGTGTTGATGAAATAG TACTACCTGATCCCCCTGTCCACATTAACTGGACTCTGCTAAATACTAGTCAGACTGGGATCCATGCGGATATCCAGGTAAGATGGGATCCACCACCATCAGCAGATGTTCAGAAGGGATGGATTACTCTGGAGTATGAATTGCAGTACAAAGAAGTTAATGAGACAAAATGGAAGGAG TTAACACCCAGGGTCTCAACAATGGTTCCACTGTACTCTCTGAAGATGGGAAGAGATTATGAGATACGACTCCGATCAAGACAGCAAACCTCTGAAAAATTTGGGGAGTTCAGTGAAATCGTTTATGTATCTTTTTCTCAACTGGGCAGCGAATGTGTTCGTTCTGAAG AAATTGGGTTTCCATGGTTCTTAGTTGTTACCTTCGGAGCATGTGGGCTGGCTGTAACAGTGATCTTAATCGTGCTGTCTAAACAACCAAG gttaaaaatgcttatttttcctcctgtgccaGTTCCAAAGATTAAAGGGATTGACCCAGATCTGCTGAAG AAGGGAAAGCTAGATGAAGTGAACTCCATCTTAGCCAGCCATGGTGACTACAAGACAAAGCTATACAATGATGACTTGTGGGTTGAGTTTATTGAGTTGGACATAGAAGACCCTGATGAAAAGAACAGAGTCTCAGATACTGACAGGCTCCTGAGTGAAGATCACCTGAAATCTCACAGTTGCTTGGGAGCAAAGGATGATGATTCTGGACGGGCCAGTTGTTGTGAACCAGATATTCCAGAGACAGACTTCAGTGCAAGCGACACATGTGATGCCATCTCTGATAGTGATCAGTTCAAAAAGGTTACTGAAAAAGAAGAGGATCTCCTGTGCCTTGATAGAAAAGATGAGGAGGAGTCACTTGCAAGCCTTGCCAACACAGACACCCAACACCGGCTTACGAATACTCAGCCTGAAAACATCCAGCTGTGGCCACCCTTTGCAGAGAGCACTGACTCACTTCGTCCATCGGTCCATCCCCAGATAAGTAACCAGAATTCATTGACAAATACTGACTTTTATGCGCAAGTGAGTGATATTACTCCAGCAGGCAGGGTTGTACTTTCACCAGGACAGAAATCCAAGGTGGGGAGAGCACAGCGTGAAGGTTGCACAGAACAAAACTTCACCATCGACAACACCTATTTCTGTGAAGCAGATGTGAAAAAATGTATTGCTGTGACTTCCCACGAAGAGGATGAGCCACACGTTCAGGAACAAAGCTGTATCGAAGATGCCTACTTCACCACAGAGAGCCTTACCACTACTGGTGTCAATCTTGGAGCTTCAACAGCAGAAACCCCAATTTCAGAGATGCCAGTCCCAGACTACACGTCTATTCATATCGTTCACTCTCCACAAGGCCTTGTGCTCAATGCAACTGCGCTGCCAGTGCCAGACAAGGAATTCAACATGTCCTCTGGTTACGTGAGCACAGACCAGCTGAACAAAATCATGCCGTAG